CAACTGTGCTTCCGGGCCACCCTCGACGGTGGTCAAGCCCTCCTCGAACCGGTCCCAACACGGCATCTCTCGAGAACCAGGCCTCAGGGCCCTACGGCTCGAACGAGCCATCGTGCGCACGCACAGACCGGGAAGGAACGATATGAATCACAAGATGACCGATCTGAAAGGCATCGATCAGGACCTCGTCGCCAAGCTGAAGGCTGCGGGCGTCGAAACCACGAGCGACTTGATGAAGGTCTGGCACGACCCGGATCAGCGCGCCAAGCTCGCGACGACCTCGGGTCTCAACGACGAGCAGTTCAAGCGGATGGTCTCCCTGGCGCGGATGGCGCGCATGCCGGGCGTGGGACCGAAGTACGCCGAGCTCCTCGTCACCTCGGGCGTCATCGGCCGGAAGAGCCTCTCCAAGCACACCCCCGAGGGGCTGGTGAAGCATCTCGCGGAGGTGAGCGCGTCGCGGAAGCTGACCGGACCGGTGCCCTCGCTGACCGAGGTCGGCGCGTGGTTCGCCGACCTGAAGCCGCTCGTCGGACCTCCGGACTGATCCG
The DNA window shown above is from Candidatus Binatia bacterium and carries:
- a CDS encoding DUF4332 domain-containing protein gives rise to the protein MTDLKGIDQDLVAKLKAAGVETTSDLMKVWHDPDQRAKLATTSGLNDEQFKRMVSLARMARMPGVGPKYAELLVTSGVIGRKSLSKHTPEGLVKHLAEVSASRKLTGPVPSLTEVGAWFADLKPLVGPPD